The Acetomicrobium flavidum genome window below encodes:
- the infC gene encoding translation initiation factor IF-3: MIDADGSKVGVVPVQQALQLAENRGLDLVEVAPQANPPVCRIMDYGKYRYQQQKRDKEARKKQKTQTIKEIKMRPKIDEHDYNFKVKAIKEFLREGHRVKVSVFFRGREMSFLDKGREVLERVAKECDGLGKPEAEPKMEGRYMRIMLVPVQQKAEAKPSKISDED, encoded by the coding sequence TTGATCGACGCCGATGGGTCTAAGGTAGGAGTCGTGCCAGTTCAACAGGCGTTGCAGTTGGCCGAAAACAGGGGGTTGGACTTGGTAGAAGTTGCGCCTCAGGCCAATCCCCCGGTATGTCGTATCATGGATTACGGCAAATACAGATATCAACAGCAAAAACGGGACAAAGAGGCCAGAAAGAAACAGAAGACCCAGACGATTAAGGAAATAAAAATGCGCCCGAAGATCGACGAACATGACTACAACTTCAAGGTAAAGGCGATCAAGGAATTCTTGCGCGAAGGACACAGGGTCAAGGTCTCCGTATTCTTCCGCGGCAGGGAGATGTCTTTCCTGGATAAGGGCAGAGAGGTACTCGAAAGGGTAGCGAAAGAATGCGACGGCCTGGGAAAACCTGAAGCCGAGCCTAAAATGGAAGGTCGATACATGCGAATAATGCTCGTGCCCGTTCAGCAAAAAGCGGAGGCCAAGCCATCCAAGATCTCGGACGAAGATTAA
- the rpmI gene encoding 50S ribosomal protein L35, with protein sequence MPKLKTHSGAKKRFKITATGKVAYKKVGRGHLLRKKNQKRIRSLKQKGYLDDVFAKKIKQLMPYSD encoded by the coding sequence ATGCCAAAGCTCAAAACTCACAGCGGCGCCAAAAAAAGGTTCAAAATAACGGCAACGGGAAAGGTTGCCTATAAGAAGGTGGGCCGCGGCCATTTGCTGCGCAAGAAAAACCAAAAGCGCATTCGTTCATTGAAGCAAAAGGGGTATCTCGACGACGTCTTCGCGAAAAAGATAAAACAACTGATGCCCTATTCCGATTAA
- the rplT gene encoding 50S ribosomal protein L20 — protein sequence MPRVRGGSASREKRAKLFRITKGYYGRRRNVLKRAREAMLRSLSYAYRDRRNKKRDFRKLWITRINAGARIYGMNYSTFINGLRKSGIEVNRKMLAELAVSDIEAFGQLVEKAKEALVR from the coding sequence ATGCCTAGGGTAAGAGGTGGAAGTGCAAGCAGAGAAAAGAGAGCTAAGCTCTTTAGGATTACAAAGGGATATTACGGCCGCAGGAGAAATGTCTTAAAGCGGGCCAGAGAGGCAATGCTTCGGTCCTTAAGCTATGCATACAGAGACAGGCGTAACAAAAAGCGCGATTTCAGGAAGCTGTGGATAACGCGCATAAACGCCGGAGCACGTATTTATGGAATGAATTACAGCACCTTCATCAATGGACTTCGCAAATCGGGCATAGAGGTCAATCGGAAGATGTTGGCAGAACTTGCAGTTTCCGACATTGAAGCCTTTGGGCAGCTCGTCGAAAAGGCTAAGGAGGCGTTGGTCCGATAG
- a CDS encoding TrkH family potassium uptake protein → MGTFLIWLLNLEEKPISLINALFTATSAVCVTGLSVVDTGGDLTFASQVVLMSLIQLGGLGIMTAMTIVPLLVGQRIGLRQRFYFAKEKGLDYPSGAVKLLIHIIKVTMLFEAIGFGPLFLSFAREMPVGRAFFAAIFHSISAFCNAGFSLFSNNLEGYSNTFIVPGTIMFLIVFGGLGYPFYMELTSRVKTERKLTPYIKLVILATVSLILFGTLSLLLVEWNRSLAGFSPLLKIWNALFMSITPRTAGFDTIAPASLSKAGYVITILLMIIGASPSSTGGGIKTTTAGVLWCTVKSNLRGKPPSVFAQSISIDLIVSATTLVMLYLATIFVSVIFLSIIEPFSFEQLLFEVVSSLGTVGLSLGITPQLSETGKLVLVILMFWGRVGLVTFMYSVFRKREKENIVLPRAYIPIG, encoded by the coding sequence GTGGGAACCTTTTTGATATGGCTTTTAAATCTGGAAGAAAAGCCCATTTCGTTGATCAATGCACTTTTCACGGCAACATCAGCAGTCTGTGTCACCGGACTTTCGGTCGTTGATACGGGAGGCGATTTGACATTTGCCTCTCAGGTTGTCTTAATGTCATTGATTCAGCTGGGTGGCCTCGGCATCATGACGGCCATGACGATTGTGCCACTCTTGGTTGGGCAACGCATCGGCCTTCGTCAGCGGTTTTATTTTGCCAAGGAAAAGGGGTTGGACTATCCGTCGGGCGCAGTTAAGCTTTTAATTCATATCATTAAGGTAACAATGTTATTTGAGGCAATAGGCTTTGGGCCGCTTTTTCTGTCATTCGCCCGCGAGATGCCCGTCGGCAGGGCCTTTTTTGCGGCAATTTTCCATAGCATAAGTGCATTTTGCAATGCAGGCTTCTCTCTTTTTTCCAATAACCTTGAAGGCTACAGCAATACATTTATCGTGCCTGGAACCATAATGTTTCTGATAGTTTTCGGCGGATTAGGGTATCCATTTTACATGGAGCTTACATCGCGCGTGAAGACGGAAAGAAAGCTCACCCCCTACATTAAGTTGGTCATATTGGCGACGGTGTCTTTGATACTTTTTGGCACGCTCTCGCTTCTTTTGGTCGAATGGAACAGGTCTTTAGCGGGGTTTTCTCCTTTGCTTAAGATTTGGAATGCCCTTTTCATGTCGATAACACCAAGAACAGCCGGCTTTGACACGATAGCTCCTGCAAGCCTTTCTAAGGCAGGTTACGTCATAACCATACTGCTCATGATCATAGGGGCATCGCCATCTTCGACCGGAGGTGGTATAAAGACGACCACGGCGGGAGTCCTTTGGTGTACAGTAAAATCCAACCTGAGGGGCAAACCTCCCTCCGTCTTTGCGCAATCCATCTCGATCGATCTGATCGTCAGCGCTACGACATTGGTGATGCTATACCTTGCGACGATCTTCGTAAGCGTAATTTTCCTTTCCATAATAGAGCCCTTTTCCTTCGAGCAGCTCCTTTTCGAAGTCGTGTCGTCGCTTGGTACAGTGGGTTTGTCGCTTGGCATTACGCCGCAGCTTTCTGAGACGGGCAAGCTGGTCTTGGTAATTTTGATGTTCTGGGGACGGGTAGGCCTTGTGACGTTCATGTACAGCGTGTTCAGGAAGAGGGAGAAGGAAAATATCGTTCTCCCGCGCGCTTATATCCCCATCGGATAA
- a CDS encoding potassium channel family protein, with amino-acid sequence MNDKNTVIVIGLGRFGQSVCRRLAALKQEVIGVDNDMHRVEEVADIIDLAAQIDATDEEALIKIGAKEANVAIVAIGENIEASILATSILRGLDVKHIIARAQNSLHARVLAQVGAHRVIFPERDMGMRLADTIVFPWLSEFATLPGSSYLIGSIDVTDEMIGKTLAELNFRNKYNLTILMLERKGTKFIPGPDTVLQQGDILTVIGEREDIDKLQNL; translated from the coding sequence ATGAACGACAAAAATACAGTTATCGTCATTGGACTGGGCAGGTTTGGACAATCGGTCTGCAGGCGGCTTGCAGCGCTGAAACAAGAGGTGATAGGCGTAGATAACGACATGCATCGAGTCGAAGAGGTGGCTGACATTATAGATTTAGCGGCCCAGATCGATGCAACCGATGAGGAAGCGTTGATCAAGATCGGTGCAAAGGAAGCAAACGTCGCTATCGTGGCTATCGGAGAGAACATAGAGGCGAGCATATTGGCTACTTCTATATTGCGCGGTCTTGATGTAAAACACATAATAGCGAGGGCACAGAATTCGCTACATGCCAGGGTCCTGGCCCAGGTTGGAGCCCATAGGGTGATATTTCCCGAGCGGGATATGGGCATGAGGCTTGCAGACACCATAGTTTTTCCATGGCTTAGCGAGTTTGCCACCTTGCCTGGCAGTTCTTACCTGATAGGGTCCATCGACGTTACGGACGAGATGATAGGCAAGACGTTGGCTGAGCTTAACTTTAGGAACAAATATAACCTAACCATTCTCATGCTAGAAAGAAAGGGAACAAAATTCATTCCGGGCCCCGATACGGTACTGCAACAAGGCGATATACTTACAGTCATAGGGGAGCGAGAGGATATAGATAAATTACAAAATCTCTAA
- the pheS gene encoding phenylalanine--tRNA ligase subunit alpha, translating into MKLESDAILEIKEVFMKELEKTENIEALNELRVRYLGRRGTVTQMLKSLGTLPEDERPKMGKAINDLKNDIEDMIKKRQQELIDLEESSLERLDAIDVTQPPKGRPWGGFHPVVEVMHELIDIFLGLGFSVALGPEVEDDFHNFEALNIPPHHPARDMQDTFYLEGSELLLRTHTSPVQVRSMLKYGAPLRIVCPGKVYRRDSDPTHSPMFHQLEGLLVDTDVSVSDLKGCMIHFIDKVFGRPLKSRFRASYFPFTEPSLEMDIECIACSGKDPSCRICKGTGWLEVCGMGMVHPNVLRAGGIDPEIYNGFAWGLGIDRVAMLKYGLNDLRMLFSGDIAFLTGGVV; encoded by the coding sequence GTGAAACTGGAATCTGACGCCATACTAGAAATAAAGGAAGTCTTCATGAAGGAGCTTGAAAAGACAGAAAACATTGAAGCCTTAAATGAGCTGCGCGTTCGATACCTTGGCCGAAGGGGAACAGTGACGCAGATGCTCAAAAGCCTGGGCACCTTGCCGGAAGATGAACGCCCTAAAATGGGCAAGGCTATAAACGACTTAAAAAACGACATAGAAGACATGATCAAGAAACGTCAGCAGGAATTAATCGACCTCGAAGAGAGCAGCTTGGAGCGCCTGGACGCCATTGACGTAACTCAACCGCCAAAGGGCAGGCCCTGGGGCGGATTTCATCCGGTAGTCGAGGTTATGCACGAGCTTATAGATATATTTCTCGGCCTTGGTTTCTCTGTGGCCCTTGGCCCAGAGGTGGAGGACGACTTTCATAACTTCGAGGCACTAAACATCCCTCCCCACCATCCGGCCAGGGATATGCAAGACACCTTTTACCTCGAGGGAAGCGAGCTGCTGCTCAGGACTCATACATCGCCCGTACAGGTCCGATCCATGCTTAAATACGGGGCGCCTTTGCGGATAGTCTGCCCCGGCAAGGTCTACAGGCGTGACAGCGATCCCACCCATTCTCCAATGTTTCATCAATTAGAGGGCCTTTTGGTGGACACCGACGTATCCGTATCGGACCTAAAGGGTTGCATGATACACTTCATCGACAAGGTGTTTGGCAGGCCACTTAAGTCGAGGTTCAGGGCAAGCTACTTTCCCTTTACTGAACCATCGCTTGAGATGGACATAGAATGCATCGCATGTTCCGGCAAAGACCCAAGTTGCAGGATATGCAAGGGCACCGGATGGCTTGAGGTGTGCGGAATGGGCATGGTCCATCCTAACGTCTTGCGTGCAGGCGGCATAGATCCCGAGATTTATAACGGATTTGCCTGGGGCTTGGGAATAGACAGGGTTGCCATGCTCAAATACGGGTTAAACGATCTACGAATGTTGTTTTCAGGAGATATTGCCTTTCTCACTGGAGGTGTCGTCTAA
- the pheT gene encoding phenylalanine--tRNA ligase subunit beta produces the protein MLVSWNWLNELVSLPTSALEFADKLTMAGAEVEEINQVACKLNGVVIAKVTDISVHPTKKNLKVVTLSWNEGTATCVTGAQNVKEGDFVPYAPPGAVIADGTTLGIEEFEGIKSYGMMLSADEMGLPLLSQEEGILILPPDAPLGEDAALWLGIKDTVFDVSITPNRGDLLSMVGMAREACALFPDSLLKDIKCPPIHTHPDWPVNFRGVTLKDPGCPLYGLGFAEELNVIPSPIQYRVKLALSGVRPISNVVDVTNYVMLLFGQPLHAFDFDKLPAPEITVRSSRAGERIVTLDGKEHELSEGDLLITSGGMPIGLAGVMGGANSEIDATTRRILIESAHFLPPRISTTARRLGINSEAAYRYARGVDKAKVPLALAYALDLMNQWKCGNVFFSVIMEGDPNPKERLVPLTSKKLKTYIGVDDLTEASKVLSPLGFEASTSSLERIIFKVPSFRMDVEIEEDLIEEVARLKGYDELPARLPGKIHDSATIGAEPRAERKIRETLMARGYIELLNYSFISPKFAKDLQLPLSDNRAMPFSLANPISVEQSVLRTFLLPGMIYAICDNLRRGWRFAIRAFEIGNVFIKEGERLKEEKHVAGAIFLGKDDRSPYGDAVKDDFFTIKGDLQSLARAFGLSFDVIPGSEPFGHSGQTADVLFDGRKIGFIAKIKPSVERQLELPSPLYVFEVAFDPFLAPRAPRFGETYRYPAVYRDISLVAPENMTVKEVSSIIRELASELVTSIRLFDVYKGKNIPEGHKSLSFTLEYRHPDRTLSDEEVDRIHNELRSQIESKGLKLR, from the coding sequence ATGCTCGTTTCATGGAATTGGCTAAACGAACTCGTATCCCTTCCGACAAGCGCTTTGGAATTTGCAGATAAGTTGACCATGGCAGGAGCCGAAGTCGAGGAGATAAACCAAGTTGCCTGCAAGCTCAACGGTGTCGTCATAGCCAAGGTAACGGATATATCGGTTCACCCGACAAAGAAAAACCTAAAGGTCGTGACCTTATCGTGGAACGAAGGGACGGCGACGTGCGTCACGGGAGCTCAAAATGTCAAGGAGGGCGACTTCGTTCCCTACGCGCCTCCCGGGGCTGTCATAGCCGACGGCACGACACTTGGCATCGAGGAGTTCGAGGGGATCAAAAGCTACGGCATGATGTTGTCTGCCGACGAGATGGGCTTGCCGTTGCTTTCTCAGGAGGAAGGCATACTCATCCTGCCCCCAGATGCACCCCTGGGCGAAGATGCAGCCTTGTGGCTTGGCATAAAAGACACCGTATTTGACGTATCCATAACGCCCAATAGAGGCGATTTACTAAGCATGGTGGGAATGGCCCGCGAAGCTTGCGCCTTGTTTCCGGATTCCTTGTTAAAGGATATCAAATGTCCACCCATCCACACGCACCCTGATTGGCCCGTTAACTTCCGGGGCGTCACCTTAAAAGATCCCGGATGTCCGCTTTATGGGTTGGGCTTTGCCGAAGAATTAAACGTAATCCCTTCTCCGATTCAATATCGCGTGAAGTTGGCCTTAAGCGGCGTTCGTCCGATCAGCAACGTGGTAGACGTGACAAACTACGTGATGCTGCTTTTCGGACAACCGTTGCACGCCTTCGACTTCGATAAATTGCCCGCTCCTGAGATAACGGTCAGGTCATCCAGGGCAGGCGAAAGGATAGTGACACTAGACGGCAAGGAGCACGAGCTTTCCGAAGGCGACTTATTAATCACCAGCGGAGGGATGCCCATCGGGCTTGCAGGGGTTATGGGGGGTGCCAACAGCGAGATAGACGCCACAACTAGAAGGATATTGATAGAGTCGGCACATTTCCTGCCGCCTAGAATAAGCACTACGGCCAGGCGCTTGGGGATAAACAGCGAAGCAGCTTACAGATACGCAAGGGGGGTAGACAAGGCCAAAGTTCCTCTGGCGTTGGCATACGCATTAGACCTCATGAATCAATGGAAATGTGGCAATGTTTTCTTTTCCGTGATAATGGAAGGAGATCCCAACCCCAAGGAAAGGCTGGTGCCGCTTACATCCAAGAAACTTAAGACCTACATAGGGGTAGATGATTTGACAGAAGCATCGAAGGTCCTTTCGCCCTTGGGATTTGAAGCAAGTACATCGTCGCTTGAGCGCATTATCTTTAAGGTCCCAAGCTTCAGAATGGACGTCGAGATAGAGGAAGATCTGATAGAAGAGGTGGCCAGATTGAAAGGCTACGACGAACTTCCTGCCAGGCTGCCCGGCAAAATCCACGACTCGGCGACGATAGGAGCAGAACCCCGCGCTGAAAGAAAGATCAGGGAGACGCTGATGGCTCGAGGTTACATAGAGCTTTTAAATTACAGTTTCATATCGCCAAAATTTGCAAAGGACCTACAGCTTCCCCTCTCCGATAACAGGGCAATGCCATTCTCGCTTGCAAATCCGATAAGCGTCGAGCAGTCGGTCCTTCGAACGTTTTTGCTACCGGGGATGATTTACGCCATATGCGATAACCTGAGGAGGGGCTGGCGATTCGCGATAAGGGCGTTTGAGATAGGAAACGTATTCATAAAGGAAGGCGAAAGGCTCAAAGAGGAAAAACACGTAGCGGGAGCGATATTTCTCGGAAAGGATGACAGATCTCCTTATGGCGATGCCGTTAAGGATGACTTTTTTACAATTAAGGGAGATTTGCAGTCGTTAGCCAGGGCCTTTGGGTTATCCTTTGACGTGATCCCGGGTAGCGAACCCTTTGGCCATAGCGGTCAAACCGCCGACGTGTTGTTTGATGGACGAAAGATAGGCTTTATCGCCAAGATAAAGCCATCAGTCGAACGACAGCTCGAGCTGCCGTCACCTCTTTATGTCTTTGAAGTGGCCTTTGACCCATTCCTTGCACCTCGAGCTCCGAGATTTGGCGAAACCTATCGATACCCGGCTGTTTACAGGGATATTTCCCTAGTTGCACCCGAGAACATGACGGTCAAGGAAGTCAGCTCCATAATACGGGAGCTTGCATCCGAATTGGTGACCTCCATAAGGCTATTTGACGTTTACAAGGGCAAAAACATCCCCGAGGGACATAAAAGCCTCTCCTTTACCCTTGAATATAGACACCCAGACAGGACCTTAAGCGACGAAGAAGTGGACCGCATTCACAACGAGCTCAGATCGCAAATAGAGTCCAAGGGGTTAAAACTAAGGTAA
- a CDS encoding cell division protein ZapA, whose protein sequence is MSEDRYQKTIEVTLGGKRYPVKTSLDEKTMDSVLEVLKDAFSRTPHRLSQEERLLLTALHLCYDIVSLEQRLQKALKDAEGK, encoded by the coding sequence GTGAGCGAAGATAGATATCAAAAGACCATCGAAGTGACGTTAGGGGGCAAGCGATACCCTGTAAAGACGAGCCTCGACGAAAAGACCATGGATAGCGTCCTTGAGGTGTTAAAGGATGCATTTTCACGAACGCCCCACCGACTCAGTCAGGAAGAAAGGCTTCTTCTGACGGCCCTGCATCTGTGCTATGATATAGTTTCTTTGGAGCAACGATTGCAAAAGGCCTTGAAAGATGCGGAGGGCAAGTGA
- a CDS encoding CvpA family protein, translating to MAFDIPNMVDLAALIFAVFLMAKGLVRGFTGELFGFLGSVGGFILLWKYAPALAGMLKYKLGFSDIVAYIIAIAAIFITANIAASLLGKLAKKIIYFGHLSMLDKLMGGLCGLIKVLIVLIVVYLALEFIAKHTGATSMSWMDKSKAMTISGNLWNYVSSWLLEKGIIDHIALPNITIKVHV from the coding sequence ATGGCGTTTGACATTCCCAATATGGTCGACCTTGCAGCGCTAATATTTGCTGTCTTTCTCATGGCCAAGGGGCTTGTTCGGGGTTTTACCGGTGAGCTCTTTGGCTTTCTGGGAAGCGTCGGCGGATTTATCTTGCTTTGGAAATACGCGCCGGCGCTGGCAGGCATGCTCAAATATAAGCTAGGGTTTAGCGATATAGTCGCCTACATCATAGCCATTGCAGCTATATTTATCACAGCTAACATTGCAGCATCACTTTTGGGTAAGCTCGCTAAAAAGATCATCTACTTTGGCCATCTATCGATGCTCGACAAACTAATGGGAGGCCTTTGCGGTTTGATAAAGGTCTTAATAGTTCTTATTGTGGTCTATTTGGCACTGGAATTCATAGCCAAGCATACAGGTGCCACGTCGATGTCCTGGATGGACAAAAGCAAGGCCATGACGATTTCGGGCAACTTGTGGAACTACGTCAGCAGCTGGTTGCTTGAAAAAGGCATAATAGACCATATCGCGCTCCCCAATATAACGATAAAGGTACATGTGTAA
- a CDS encoding endonuclease MutS2 has product MISSKQTRQLLEIDKIIAKFYSKNIRSEIGKTYVRDIKPLTNIEALKDWQALYREFERYIDVKGDFPWDDRLMPIGDLLEAGKSQGVLFGEELLPFKCMLGLAVRIKELSGELAREGYGKLGEMARQFADFGDEVKAMSVVDEDGRLYDSASVKLAEIRNELDVAKRQARSIGQKIISDQSLSSKLQDQVIAMRNGRYVLLVKKDLAPSFPGIFVDYSSSGNSVYMEPHALVTMNNKIAMLLEDERREERRICQKLTEMLLSRERAILKAQDLIGQIDLMWGIYYFLQANDWTLPEMEEKSSFYLNNAHHPLLEPKAVPIDVHCGRNFKALVITGPNTGGKTVALKTVGLCVYLAWCGLPIPAREGSRIGQFSSLEADIGDEQSIEQNLSTFSGHVKRIIDMLAQADDRSLFLIDELGAGTDPEEGAALGIAILETFLKKGSLVLATTHHNSIKRYALLTQNVETASVDFDPETLQPKYKLLLGVPGKSNALLIAKRLGMPDEVLEIAKRELKGSDTSMEDLIERLRAKLSALEEKEKELANETAKLKAAKRELEKQLSGIEERRERILAEAERRAKKIVKEAQESAKLLLKELSKTHNLADAHRTFAKMREQTDKILDDIEREEATRIESKSSIAEGRIPRVGDKVKILGTNATGIVESVDNEKATIQSGPIKVDVSLKKIRVIEESDKKEGQSIKISIERPQNVPSSIMIRGMRVSEAMPLVETYLDKAFRAGYREVTIIHGRGEGILRQEVHALCRRLPYVEDFRLGGPGEGGYGVTIVRFVNKGGS; this is encoded by the coding sequence ATGATATCAAGCAAGCAGACAAGGCAATTGCTCGAGATCGACAAAATAATAGCGAAATTCTACAGCAAGAACATTCGTTCCGAGATAGGCAAGACCTACGTTAGGGATATAAAGCCGCTTACCAATATTGAAGCACTAAAAGATTGGCAGGCTCTGTACAGGGAATTCGAACGATATATCGATGTTAAAGGAGATTTTCCCTGGGACGATCGACTAATGCCCATCGGCGATCTCCTCGAGGCGGGGAAATCGCAAGGGGTGCTTTTTGGCGAAGAACTGCTCCCTTTTAAGTGCATGCTTGGCCTTGCGGTAAGGATAAAGGAGCTTTCCGGTGAACTTGCTAGAGAAGGCTACGGCAAGCTTGGGGAGATGGCACGCCAATTTGCCGATTTCGGCGACGAAGTAAAGGCGATGTCAGTAGTAGACGAGGACGGAAGGTTGTATGACAGCGCCTCCGTCAAGCTTGCCGAGATAAGGAATGAATTAGACGTCGCTAAAAGACAGGCAAGAAGCATAGGGCAAAAAATCATATCAGACCAGTCCTTGTCCTCAAAGCTTCAGGATCAGGTCATAGCCATGCGAAACGGCCGCTATGTTTTATTGGTCAAAAAGGACCTCGCCCCTTCCTTTCCTGGCATTTTCGTGGATTATTCAAGCTCAGGCAACTCCGTTTACATGGAACCTCATGCCTTGGTAACCATGAACAACAAGATCGCCATGCTTTTGGAAGATGAAAGGCGAGAAGAACGCAGGATATGCCAAAAGCTGACCGAGATGCTGTTGTCCAGGGAAAGGGCTATCCTTAAGGCTCAAGATTTAATCGGCCAAATCGACTTGATGTGGGGGATCTACTATTTCCTGCAGGCCAATGACTGGACCTTGCCTGAGATGGAGGAGAAAAGCTCTTTTTACCTAAACAACGCCCACCATCCCCTTTTGGAGCCAAAGGCCGTGCCCATAGATGTGCACTGCGGTAGAAATTTCAAGGCCCTCGTGATAACTGGACCTAACACGGGGGGGAAGACAGTAGCGTTAAAAACTGTAGGCCTATGCGTGTATTTAGCCTGGTGCGGCTTACCAATACCTGCCAGGGAAGGTTCTAGGATAGGTCAGTTTTCCTCGCTAGAGGCCGACATAGGCGATGAGCAGAGCATAGAACAGAACTTATCCACCTTCAGCGGGCATGTGAAGCGCATCATAGATATGCTGGCGCAAGCTGACGACAGATCGCTATTTTTGATCGACGAACTTGGGGCGGGCACCGATCCGGAGGAAGGTGCAGCTTTAGGCATTGCCATATTGGAGACGTTCTTGAAGAAGGGATCGCTCGTCCTTGCGACAACGCATCATAACTCCATAAAAAGATATGCCTTACTGACGCAAAACGTGGAAACGGCAAGCGTGGATTTCGATCCCGAGACCTTACAGCCCAAGTATAAGCTCCTTTTAGGCGTCCCTGGCAAAAGCAACGCCTTACTAATAGCAAAAAGGCTGGGCATGCCCGACGAAGTGCTTGAAATAGCAAAAAGGGAGCTAAAGGGCAGCGATACCTCAATGGAAGACCTCATAGAAAGGCTAAGAGCCAAGCTGTCCGCCCTCGAAGAAAAGGAAAAGGAGCTGGCAAATGAAACTGCCAAACTGAAGGCTGCCAAAAGGGAGCTCGAAAAGCAACTTTCCGGCATAGAGGAAAGGCGAGAACGCATCCTGGCCGAGGCCGAAAGGAGAGCCAAAAAGATCGTCAAGGAGGCTCAAGAGTCCGCTAAATTATTGCTCAAGGAGCTTAGCAAGACCCATAATCTCGCAGATGCGCATAGGACCTTTGCAAAGATGCGTGAGCAGACGGATAAAATCTTAGATGATATAGAACGGGAGGAAGCGACCCGGATAGAAAGCAAATCCTCTATAGCGGAGGGAAGAATTCCAAGGGTCGGCGATAAAGTCAAGATACTCGGCACAAATGCAACTGGCATTGTGGAAAGCGTCGACAATGAAAAGGCTACCATTCAATCGGGGCCGATTAAGGTCGATGTATCCCTCAAAAAGATAAGGGTGATAGAGGAGAGCGACAAGAAGGAAGGTCAATCGATAAAGATCAGCATCGAAAGACCCCAAAACGTCCCAAGCTCCATAATGATACGCGGCATGAGGGTCAGCGAAGCAATGCCTCTTGTTGAGACCTATCTCGATAAAGCTTTTAGGGCAGGATACAGGGAAGTTACGATAATCCATGGTCGCGGAGAAGGAATATTGCGCCAGGAGGTTCACGCGCTCTGCAGAAGGCTTCCTTATGTTGAAGACTTTCGCCTTGGCGGCCCGGGAGAGGGAGGTTATGGCGTCACCATCGTAAGGTTCGTAAACAAAGGCGGTTCTTAA
- a CDS encoding F0F1 ATP synthase subunit B family protein, protein MPTDIAQELRQAEETAKKLVEDAKVKANSILEEARAKADEILKDAKAKARNHYREIVQKAQAEAEERARTLIEEGKKRISSQRNDYAAKVDKVAALVVEEVMKRYGNS, encoded by the coding sequence GTGCCAACGGATATTGCTCAAGAACTTAGACAAGCCGAAGAAACTGCAAAGAAGTTGGTGGAGGATGCCAAAGTCAAGGCCAACAGCATCCTGGAAGAAGCTCGGGCCAAGGCGGATGAGATTCTTAAGGACGCTAAGGCCAAAGCGCGAAATCATTACAGAGAGATAGTCCAAAAAGCCCAGGCTGAAGCTGAAGAGAGGGCACGCACGCTGATAGAGGAGGGGAAAAAGAGGATCTCTTCACAAAGAAATGACTATGCCGCTAAAGTTGATAAGGTTGCAGCTTTAGTCGTGGAAGAGGTGATGAAGAGGTATGGCAATAGCTAA